The Streptomyces sp. NBC_00306 sequence TCCGTTCGACGCGCCCGGTCTCGACGAGGACAAACTCGACGACACGCTCCAGGAGTTCGGCGGCGACGACGACCGGAGCGAGGGCGAGCGGGGCGAGGACGACGACCCCGATCCCGACCCGGACGGAGGGGGCGGTGGCCGGCCTCCGCAGGACGGGCCGGACGACGCGCCGTCGCCGGGGGACGCATCGTCGGAGGACTCACCCGCGCGCGAGGAGCAGGCCGAGGAGGGCCGGCCCCGGTCGTCGGGCGGCGGCGAGCAGCAGCCGGTCCACGCCGGGGAGCCGTTCCGTACCAAGGCGTTGAGCGTGCCCGGGATCGGCGAGGGCGCGGCGGGCCGCAGGTCGCGCGCCCGGACCGAGCACGGCCGGACGACCGGCGCCCGGCGGCCCCGTGGCGCCCTCACCAAGCTGCATCTGGCGGCGACGGTGCAGGCCGCGGCCCCGCACCAGCGGGCACGCGGGCGCAGCGGTCGCGGTCTGGTGGTCCGCCGCGACGATCTGCGGCAGGCGACCCGGGAGGGACGCGAGGGCAACCTCGTCCTGTTCGTGGTCGACGCCTCGGGGTCGATGGCGGCGCGGCAGCGGATGACCGCGGTCAAGGGCGCGGTGCTGTCGCTGCTGCTGGACGCCTACCAGCGGCGGGACAAGGTCGGTCTGGTCACCTTCCGCGGCAAGGACGCGGAGGTGGCCCTGCCGCCGACCTCGTCGGTGGACGCGGCCGCAGCCCGGCTCGATCTGCTGCCGACGGGCGGCCGGACGCCGCTGGCGGCCGGACTGCTCAAGGCGCAGCACGTGCTGCGGGTGGAGCGGCTGCGCGATCCCTCGCGCCGGCCGCTGCTGGTCGTGGTGACCGACGGCCGGGCCACGGGCGGGGTCGAGCCGGTGGCGCTCGCCTCGCGGGCCGCGCGGCTGCACGCGGCCGAGGGGACGGCGTCGATCGTCGTCGACTGCGAGTCGGGTCCCGTGCGGCTCGGGCTCGCACGCTCGCTCGCCGGGGACCTCGGCGGCACCGCCGTCACGCTCGACGAGCTGCGGGCCGACGCCATCGCCGGGCTCGTGAAGGACGTCCAGACCGCCAGGAGGGCCGCGTAATGCCGCAGGGACAGCCGTCCGTCGTACCGGACGACGGGCTCACCACCCGCCAGCGCCGCAACCGTCCCCTCGTCGTCGTCCACACGGGCATCGGCAAGGGCAAGTCGACGGCCGCGTTCGGGCTCGCGCTGCGTGCCTGGAACCAGGGGTGGCCCATCGGGGTGTTCCAGTTCGTCAAGTCGGCGAAGTGGAAGGTCGGCGAGGAGAACGCGCTGAAGGTGCTGGGGGCGTCCGGCGAGGGCGGCAGCGTGGACTGGCACAAGATGGGCGAGGGCTGGTCGTGGGTGCAGCGCGACAAACAGCTCAACAACGAGGAGGCGGCGCGCGAGGGCTGGGAGCAGGTCAAGCGCGACCTGGCGGCCGAGACGTACCGGCTGTACGTCCTCGACGAGTTCGCCTACCCGATGCACTGGGGCTGGGTGGACACCGACGAGGTGATCTCGGTGCTGCGGGACCGACCCGGTGGTCAGCATGTGGTGATCACCGGTCGCAACGCCCCCGCGGAACTGGTGGACTTCGCCGACCTGGTGACCGACATGTCGAAGGTGAAGCACCCGATGGACGCCGGCCAGAAGGGGCAGCGGGGCATCGAGTGGTAGCACGTCTCGTCGTCGCGGCCCCCTCGTCGGGCAGCGGCAAGACCACCGTCGCGACGGGCCTGATGGCGGCCCTCGCGGCGACGGGCCTCACGGTGTCCGGACACAAGGTGGGCCCCGACTACATCGACCCGGGCTATCACGCGCTCGCGACGGGCCGCCCGGGCCGCAATCTGGATGCCTATCTGTGCGGGCCGGAGCTGATGGCACCGCTGTTCGCGCACGGCGCGGCAGGGGCGGACGTCGCCGTCGTCGAGGGTGTGATGGGCCTGTACGACGGAGCCGCCGGCGCCGGCGAACTGGCGTCGACCGCGCAGATCGCCAAGCTGCTGCGGGCGCCGGTGGTGCTCGTGGTCGACGCCTCCTCGCAGTCGCGGTCGGTGGCCGCGCTGGTGCACGGGTTCGTGAGCTGGGACCCGGAGGTGCGGATCGGGGGCGTGATCCTCAACAAGGTCGGCTCGGACCGGCACGAGGCGCTGCTGCGGGAGGCCGTCGAGGAGGTCGGGGTGCCGGTGCTCGGCGTGCTGCGGCGGGCGGCTCCCGTGGAGACGCCGTCCCGGCATCTGGGGCTGGTGCCGGTGGCCGAACGGCGGGGGGACGCGGTCGCCGCGGTGGCCGCGATGGGTGAGCTGGTACGGCGCGGCTGCGACCTGGCCGCGCTGCTCGCGCTGGCACGCGGTGCGTCGGACCTCGGGGGTGAGCCGTGGACCGCGTCCGGCCTCCGGCCGTCTCCTCCATCGCCGGACGGGCTGGATGCACCGGGCCCGCGGACGATCGAGGCGCGGGGGTCCGGGAGCGGAGCCCACGGCGAAGGAAAGGGGCGGGACGGGGAACAGCCCCGGCGCAGGCGACCCGTCGTCGCCGTCGCGGGCGGCCCGGCCTTCACCTTCTCGTACACCGAGCACGCCGAACTCCTCACCGCCGCCGGCGCCGACGTCGTCGTCTTCGACCCGCTGCGGGACACACGGCTCCCCGACGGGACCGACGGGCTCGTCATCGGCGGCGGGTTCCCCGAGGTGTACGCGCCCGAGCTCAGCGCCAACGAGCCGCTGCGTCAGGCCGTCGGCGAACTGGCCCGCTCCGGTGCTCCCGTCGCCGCCGAATGCGCGGGGCTGCTGTATCTCGCGCGCTCCCTCGACGGGCAGAAGATGTGCGGTGTCCTGGACGCGGAAGCGCGGATGGGCGCGGCGCTGACCCTCGGATACCGCGACGCCGTCGCCGTGAGCGACAGCGCTCTGGCCGTCGCCGGGACACGGCTGCGCGGGCACGAGTTCCACCGCACCGTCGTCGAACCGGGCGCCGGGCCCGTCGCCGCCTGGGGGATGCACCGGCCGGAGCGGCGGCTCGAAGGATTCGTCCAGCAGGGCGTGCACGCGAGCTATCTGCACACGCACTGGGCCGCCGAGCCCGGGATCGCCCGTCGATTTGTCGAGAGGTGTACACGATGAGCAGGCTGATCGGGGTCGGAGTCGGGCCCGGTGACCCGGAGTTGGTGACCGTCAAGGGCGTGCGCGTCCTGCGGGAGGCCGATGTCGTCGTCGTGCCCGTCATGGAGACGGGCGAGCGGGGACGGGCCGAGGCGACCGTGCTGCACTACGTCGACGCCGCCAAGGTCGTACGTATCGTCTTCGCGCTCAACGAGCGCACAGACCGGGCCCGGCGCGAGGCCGCGTGGGACGCGGCCGGCGCGCACGTCGCCGAACTGCTGCGGGACGGCGGCAGCGTGGCGTTCGCGACCATCGGTGACCCCAACGTGTACTCGACGTTCACCTATCTCGCGCACACCATCGGCGAACTCGTCCCCGGTACGGCCGTGGAGACCGTGCCCGGCATCACCGCGATGCAGGATCTGGCGGCCCGCAGCGGAGCGGTGCTGACCGAGGGCACGGAGCCGCTGACCCTGGTGCCGGTCACCGCGGGCGCCGCCGTGCTCAAGGACGCGCTGGACGGGCCGGGGACGGTCGTGGCGTACAAGTTCGGGCGGCTCGCCGCGGAGGTGGCGACCGCGCTGCGGGAGACGGGCCGGACCGAGGGAGCGGTGTGGGGGTCGGCGCTCGGGCTGCCGGAGGAGTCGATCCGGCAGGCGTCCGAGCTGACGGAGGGGCCGCTGCCGTATCTGTCGACGCTCATCGCTCCCGCACCGCGGGACGGCGCCCGGGGCGGCAAGTTGTGACCCCGCATCCGACGCGTACGCGCACCTGTTCACTCGGCGATGCCGACCACCAGCCAGATGAAGCCGACCCCCGCGGCCGTGCACAGCAGGGTCGACCTGGCCGGGTGGGTGTGGTGTGCCTCGGGGAGGATCTCGGCGGCGGCGAGGTAGAGCAGGGCGCCGCCGAAGAACCCGAGATAGCTGCCGAGAAGTTCCACCGGAAGGGTGAACAGCAGGGTCGACGCCGCGCCGACGACGGGCGCGAGCGCTCCGGCGAAGAGCATCGCCACCGCCTTGGCCCGGGTGTTCCCGTACAGGCTGGTGATCGTGTACGTGTTGAAGCCGTCCGCGAAGTCGTGGGCGATGACGGCGAGCGCCACCGTGGTGCCCATCGCCCCACCGACCTGGAACGCCGCGCCGATCGCGACACCGTCGAGCAGACTGTGGCCCACCAGCGCCGCCGCGGCCGTCAGCCCCACCTGCGGCACCTTCTCCCGCTCGTCCGCCCCGTGCGCCGCCTGCCGGCTCGCCAGCAGACGCTCCACCAGGTGGGCCGTGAGGAAGCCGCCGACGAACAGCAGCAGCGCCTGCGGTACGCCGAACACCTCGTGCCCCGCCGCCTCCAGGGCCTCCGGCAGCAGGTCAAGGCCGACCACGCCGAGCATCAGCCCTCCGGCGAGGCCCAGCACGAGGTGGCGGCGGTCGGTGACGCGTTGCGCCGTCCAGCCGCCGAACAGCGTCATCAGGAACGCGCCGAGCGCGACGAACACCGCCATGCGCCCTTGCTAGCGGATTGACCGCCTTCTTCGCACATCCCGGATTGCGATCCGTCGCAATCACCCGATTGACCCGAGAGGACCCCCGCTCATGGCCGATGCCGCCCTCCACGGCAAGGTGACCTTCGTCGGCGCCGGCCCCGGTGCCGCCGATCTGCTGACGTTCCGCGCCGCGCGTGCCATCGCCGACGCCGACATCGTGATCTGGGCGGCGAGCCTCGTGCAGGCCGAAGTGCTCGACCACGCACGCGAGGGCGCCGAGATCCTCGACTCCGCTGCGCTGTCCCTGGAGGACGTCGTGGCGGTCTACCGGCGGGCGCACGACGAGGACCTGAAGGTCGCCCGTATCCACTCCGGCGACCCCGCCCTGTGGGGCGGCACCCAGGAGCAGCTCGACCGCTGTGTGGAG is a genomic window containing:
- a CDS encoding putative cobaltochelatase; the encoded protein is MSTPFPFTAVVGQDDLRLALLLNAVSPQVGGVLVRGEKGTAKSTAVRALSALMPEVDVVSGCRFSCDPAAPDPACPDGPHEAGGAGSRPARMVELPVGASEDRLVGALDIERALAEGVKAFEPGLLADAHRGILYVDEVNLLHDHLVDLLLDAAAMGASYVEREGVSVRHAARFLLVGTMNPEEGELRPQLLDRFGLTVEVAASREPDQRVEVVRRRLAYDDDPAGFAARWADEETSLRARIVAARALLPSVRLGDAALRQIAATCAAFEVDGMRADIVMARTATALAAWAGRTDVLAEDVRQAALLALPHRRRRNPFDAPGLDEDKLDDTLQEFGGDDDRSEGERGEDDDPDPDPDGGGGGRPPQDGPDDAPSPGDASSEDSPAREEQAEEGRPRSSGGGEQQPVHAGEPFRTKALSVPGIGEGAAGRRSRARTEHGRTTGARRPRGALTKLHLAATVQAAAPHQRARGRSGRGLVVRRDDLRQATREGREGNLVLFVVDASGSMAARQRMTAVKGAVLSLLLDAYQRRDKVGLVTFRGKDAEVALPPTSSVDAAAARLDLLPTGGRTPLAAGLLKAQHVLRVERLRDPSRRPLLVVVTDGRATGGVEPVALASRAARLHAAEGTASIVVDCESGPVRLGLARSLAGDLGGTAVTLDELRADAIAGLVKDVQTARRAA
- the cobO gene encoding cob(I)yrinic acid a,c-diamide adenosyltransferase, whose translation is MPQGQPSVVPDDGLTTRQRRNRPLVVVHTGIGKGKSTAAFGLALRAWNQGWPIGVFQFVKSAKWKVGEENALKVLGASGEGGSVDWHKMGEGWSWVQRDKQLNNEEAAREGWEQVKRDLAAETYRLYVLDEFAYPMHWGWVDTDEVISVLRDRPGGQHVVITGRNAPAELVDFADLVTDMSKVKHPMDAGQKGQRGIEW
- a CDS encoding cobyrinate a,c-diamide synthase; amino-acid sequence: MVARLVVAAPSSGSGKTTVATGLMAALAATGLTVSGHKVGPDYIDPGYHALATGRPGRNLDAYLCGPELMAPLFAHGAAGADVAVVEGVMGLYDGAAGAGELASTAQIAKLLRAPVVLVVDASSQSRSVAALVHGFVSWDPEVRIGGVILNKVGSDRHEALLREAVEEVGVPVLGVLRRAAPVETPSRHLGLVPVAERRGDAVAAVAAMGELVRRGCDLAALLALARGASDLGGEPWTASGLRPSPPSPDGLDAPGPRTIEARGSGSGAHGEGKGRDGEQPRRRRPVVAVAGGPAFTFSYTEHAELLTAAGADVVVFDPLRDTRLPDGTDGLVIGGGFPEVYAPELSANEPLRQAVGELARSGAPVAAECAGLLYLARSLDGQKMCGVLDAEARMGAALTLGYRDAVAVSDSALAVAGTRLRGHEFHRTVVEPGAGPVAAWGMHRPERRLEGFVQQGVHASYLHTHWAAEPGIARRFVERCTR
- the cobI gene encoding precorrin-2 C(20)-methyltransferase, which encodes MSRLIGVGVGPGDPELVTVKGVRVLREADVVVVPVMETGERGRAEATVLHYVDAAKVVRIVFALNERTDRARREAAWDAAGAHVAELLRDGGSVAFATIGDPNVYSTFTYLAHTIGELVPGTAVETVPGITAMQDLAARSGAVLTEGTEPLTLVPVTAGAAVLKDALDGPGTVVAYKFGRLAAEVATALRETGRTEGAVWGSALGLPEESIRQASELTEGPLPYLSTLIAPAPRDGARGGKL
- a CDS encoding ZIP family metal transporter; translated protein: MAVFVALGAFLMTLFGGWTAQRVTDRRHLVLGLAGGLMLGVVGLDLLPEALEAAGHEVFGVPQALLLFVGGFLTAHLVERLLASRQAAHGADEREKVPQVGLTAAAALVGHSLLDGVAIGAAFQVGGAMGTTVALAVIAHDFADGFNTYTITSLYGNTRAKAVAMLFAGALAPVVGAASTLLFTLPVELLGSYLGFFGGALLYLAAAEILPEAHHTHPARSTLLCTAAGVGFIWLVVGIAE